One window of the Triticum dicoccoides isolate Atlit2015 ecotype Zavitan chromosome 3B, WEW_v2.0, whole genome shotgun sequence genome contains the following:
- the LOC119274386 gene encoding uncharacterized protein LOC119274386: protein MEMKKAPLPAPAFHKEYTLPRARHYLDQHYSLRPPLSKDDYSKKDPTSEMEKKKKAPLPTPHFHKERPLPRAERSPDRRYSPYPPPSMDGCSGKNAGSWPLPPIYYGPPSEAFHVDWRNKDGVVDMEHYSTELFAAMDKHSILSVHRCTRPQFGPNVSAEYVLDPIFEDTFLANPRFSYLLPLIGHKVSSAAEAPNSTTQVGTTTGYWQCDGSIEVPVREVAALKISDN, encoded by the exons ATGGAGATGAAGAAGGCGCCTCTGCCAGCGCCTGCTTTCCACAAAGAGTACACTCTTCCTAGAGCACGACACTACCTTGATCAACACTATTCACTCCGCCCTCCTCTCTCCAAGGATGATTACTCCAAAAAG GATCCTACAAGCgagatggagaagaagaagaaggcgccgCTGCCAACACCTCATTTCCACAAAGAGCGGCCTCTTCCTAGAGCAGAGCGGTCCCCCGATCGACGCTACTCGCCTTACCCTCCTCCGTCCATGGATGGTTGCTCTGGAAAG AATGCTGGATCTTGGCCTCTTCCCCCGATTTACTATGGGCCTCCATCTGAAGCCTTTCATGTCGACTGGCGCAATAAAGACGGGGTTGTGGACATGGAGCATTACAGCACAGAGCTGTTTGCAGCGATGGACAAA CATAGTATTTTGTCGGTGCACCGTTGTACACGCCCACAGTTTGGACCAAACGTCAGCGCTGAGTATGTGCTTGATCCTATATTTGAGGATACGTTCCTTGCCAATCCCCGTTTTAGCTACCTGCTTCCCTTGATCGGCCACAAAGTATCTTCTGCAGCTGAGGCTCCCAATTCAACCACGCAG GTTGGCACAACTACTGGATACTGGCAGTGTGATGGTTCTATAGAAGTCCCTGTCCGCGAAG TTGCTGCTTTGAAGATTTCTGacaactag
- the LOC119280502 gene encoding formin-like protein 16 translates to MARRLGVVLVVAAVVLLLVTATAARSDKLKAPKEDKPKGPAERPPKAQGPKLKEPKEDKPKGPAERPPKAQGPKSKAKPMHVKCSENCKKDLKITS, encoded by the coding sequence ATGGCGAGGCGCCTGGGAGTCGTGCTGGTTGTGGCGGCGGTCGTTCTTCTCCTTgtcaccgccaccgccgcccggtCCGACAAGCTGAAGGCGCCCAAGGAAGACAAGCCGAAGGGGCCTGCTGAGAGGCCGCCCAAGGCCCAGGGGCCCAAGCTGAAGGAGCCCAAGGAAGACAAGCCGAAGGGGCCTGCTGAGAGGCCGCCCAAGGCCCAAGGGCCGAAGTCGAAGGCGAAGCCGATGCACGTTAAGTGCAGCGAGAACTGCAAGAAGGACCTCAAAATCACTAGTTAA